The DNA segment AGGGGTGGGTATTCACCGTCTCCGGATCCTTTGCCGGAGCATATTTATCGATGATCTTATGGCTGGCGGCGATGAAAATAACGCAGGCATCGATTGCGGCCGCCCTGAATCAGACCAGCACGATTTTTATATTTGTATTCGCCTATCTCTTTCTCAAAGAAAAACTTAACCGTCAGAAGATTATCGGACTGGCCCTTGGAATAACGGGAACGGCTCTGGTGATGTTTGGTTAAGTCACTGGAATTCAAATAATTACAAAGATTTAGCGGATTATTCTCCAAAAATATCTCATTTAATATTATTAATAAATGGTGTCATATTTATTAATTTTATTGATATTATATGCAACATTTATTAATTTATCCCGTAGTTTAATAATAGAAGTTAATTAAAGGAGCCAAAATGGCGCAGGATTGGAAAGAATTGACAAAATTGACCGAGGGTCAGGCGATGGCGATAGAGCGGGTTCGGCTGACCGGAAGGAATATTGTGATTGAGGGGGATTTTGAATTACCGCCTCTAGCGCGGCTGACCCAGGAGGACCAGGTCTTTGTGGCGGCCTTCGTGCGGACTCATGGCTCCATCAAAGAAATGGAACAATTATTCGGGGTAAGTTATCCGACCATAAAAAGCCGGTTAAATCGAATCGGGGAACTGCTCAATTTTGTCAAATTCGAAGCGGCCCCAGCGGCTCCAAAAAATGAAATTCTGGATCGTCTCGAAAAAGGTGACATAACGGCCAAAGAGGCCATTGAAATTTTGAAAGGGAAAAAAGGAGGAAAAGATGTATGAAGAACGCCGTCGTATTCTGGAAATGGTGGCTTCCGGAAAAATTACCTCCGATGAAGCCGAGGAACTTCTTAATGCCCTTGACGCCGACCGCGACCGTGATGATGATTATGAAAAAGATGACGACTCCGAATCCGATTCTTTCGGGCCCGGCCGAGATCACGATCCTCAGCCTGGACAGAATCCACGTTTTTTGAAGATTCTGGTCATTCCCGGTCATGGCGCACACGGAAATCACGGCAGCGAAATCGTGAAAATCAAGATTCCGCTGGCCCTGATGCGGGCGGGCATGAAGATGTCGTCTTTAATTCCCGAACAAGCCAGAGAAAAGATCGAAACGGCCTTTCGAGAAAAGGGGATAAACTTCAATTTCGCCAACATGAAACCGGAGCAGTTCGACGAGATCATGGCCGGGCTGAAAGAATTTCAAATCAAAGTAATTGACGGAGACGAAGTGGTGCGGATATCATGCGAATAGGGTGATATTCGGTTCTGTCAAACCTCGCAAAGGAACACTCTCCGACCCGAAGGGTTCGAGAGTGTTTTTTATTGAGCCGCTATTTTAAGATACTCGGAGCGGAGCATAAAGGAGCGGGAGTCGATCGCCCGAGTTATGGTAAGGATGCCGTCAAGATGGTCACACTCATGCTGAAGCAGTTCCGACAAATCGCCGTCCAATTTCATTGAGGTTGGATTCCAGTCCTGATTCAAAAAATCGATTTTGGTGCGTTTGAATCTTTTAACTTTAACCATCAGATCGGGGAACGACATGCAATTGTCCCAGACCTCCATTTCCTCAGAATCGGGAAAGGAGAGGACCGGATTGATAAAAACCTCAGGAGGATCACCGAGCATATAAATCAGACGTTTTCCGACCCCGATCTGAGGAGCGGCGATGGCCCGCCCGAAATTATATTTCTCGCGAAACGCCAGAATCGTATCATGCATATCAGTGACAATACTTTTGATCAGGGGCAATTCCTCCCGGCGGACGGTCTCGGCAATTTTGTAAAGCCGATCGTTTCCCAGGAGCAGAATCTCCCTGCCCGGCACTTACTTTTTCCTCGCAACTAAAAGGGGGTATTTTTCAGAAGAAGCAGCGTCAGGCATTTTTGACGGGGCGAATTGGCCCACGGTGACCTCGAATCCGATTTCTTCGAGCGCTTCTATCCATTTCCGGACGGGGAATAGGCCGAGAATATAGCGGTCGGTCTGAAGATCGAGAAAACCCTCGCGGCGAATAAGGTAAACAAAGGTACATTCATAATTTTCATCATCGGAGTCAGGATCATAATTATTTTCGATATAGGTCACTTCGATATTATCTTTTTTGAAATTCTCGACCACGGTGCGGTTCTGGACGAAATGTTCCGGCCATTCTTCGACATAGGTAATCAAGCGACCGTCTTTTTTCAGATGCATATAGGCGGTCAGAAAGGCGGCTTTGAGTTCTTCGAGAGTTTCCATATGAACCGAGGCATCATGAATGATGGCGGCGTTGAACTCCCGGTTCATGCGCGCGATCCGCATGTCATCGAGAAGGTATTCGACTTCGGGATTGAGTTTCCGGGCCAGAAGAAGCATCTGCGGATTGATGTCGATGCCGGTGATATCGAATGCCCGCTTGAGCACGGAATCGAGATGTCCGCCGCCACAGCCGAGATTGAGAAGGGTTTTTGCGCCCGGCGAGCATTCCTTTATTTTTTCAATAAAGAATTCCCCTTCGTCGATATAGGTCTCAGGGGGCGAGATAATAGGCCAGAGCCAGGAGAGGTCCCGGTACAACCGCATGGTTTCTTCCGCTTTCAATCTGATTTTCATCGAATTAATCACTCGTTTTTTTTCGGTTCGACCATCACCATCTTCTCCCGCTCCACCGTCACCAGCCCCGGTTTGGCTCCGCGCGGCTTGCGAACATAACGGCGCTCGGTATATATCACCGGCACGGTTTTGGAATGGCGGGCTTTGGAATGATAGGCGGCGATGGCGGCGGTTTCGGCAATTTCATTTTTCGACGGTTGAAAATTCTTGTCCGGAAATTTCAGCACCACATGGGATCCGGGGCACTGTGCGGTATGGAACCACAGTTCATACGGCTTGGCATGACCGAAAGTGGTGGCGTCGTTGTCGGCGCCGTCTTTTCCGATAAAAATGGTGACCCCGGTCGAAAGGGTATGGGCCCGGTACGGCAGGCGCGGGGCCTTTTCCCTCCTGACGGTCTCTTTCGGCAGAAGTTCAAAAATCTCCGAAGCATATTTTTGCGAAGCATGGTCGAAATCGCGCTCCAGTTCCTCGAGCATAATTCGAGCCATTTTCAATTCTTTGCGGGCAATTTCGAGGCGGCGCTCCAAAAGCGATAGTGATTCCTTACCTTTGCGGTATCTTTTGAAATAATCATCGGCGTTCGCGGCGGCATTGAGGGCCGGATTGAGGGGAATGGTTATTGTGGCATCAGCGGCACCATAGATGTCATGCAATTCGACCGCTTTCATTCCTTTCCGGACTGACGGCAGGTTAATTTTCAGGATTTCCGCGTATTTTTTAAATATATCGGAGCGATCGGCTTGATGCAGATCGTCCTCTATATTTTTTTCTTTCTTTTCCAATTTCCCCGCAAATCTGGTTACCGTATCGATCACCCGCTCCTGTTCCGATACTTCGATCTTATTTTCTTTGTTGGCCGTAATCATTTCGTAAATGGCTATCGATAATGATTTAGCCTTTGTGAAATCATCCCCGAGTGAATGCAATTTGAAAGGGTAAACCAATATTCTGCCGGTCCGGGTATAAATATAGCCGTGATGATAATTTTCGAAGCGGGAGGCCAGTTGAAGAAATTCGCGGTGCAATTCTTCGGCGGTCGCATGATGAGTCTCTCCCGCCGGTGACTCGCGGCGCAGTCCCGTTTTTAAGATTATCTCTTCGACCAAGTTGTCATCCATCCCCTGAATATTTTTTTTAAGAAACTGCTCCAATGAGATTTCACCGACGGCGGCAAGAGATTCCTCAAACTGCGCCAAAGTCATTTGCAGGGGGTTGAGTCTATCGAGAGGGGGCGGCGGAAGATATACGGAGGAGTCATCGAATTTCTTATTTCGCAGAGTCGCGAGGATTTTATTTTCGGAATCGACCAGCCAGATATTGCCGTGCGGGCCTATCGCTTCGACAATAATGCCGAATTTTTTGTTCTCCGATTCGATATCTATTTGGAAAATCCGGTCCAGGCCGAACTGACGGATAGATATGACTTTCCCTTTTTCGACGATCTGAAAAAACGGCCACGGTTTTTCGTCGCTCTTGATTTCTATTTTTCCGCGCGGAATCAGGAAAGAGCCGAAACCGACCGGGTGATAGGCCAGCCCCAGCGCGAGGGTGCCGTCATCGGTCTTGAACATGATGAAAGCCACCCGTTCCTTTTTGTAGAATTCCGTACCGGAGACGACAGCACCAATGAGTCGGTCGCTCAGTTCGCGCACCAGCGAATATATGTGCAGAGCGGTTTGCATTGCGATAATATAACGCCTTCTTCCCGTAACTTTCGACAAAAAAAGAGCGTCAGGACGGGGGTCCTGACGCCGCATCAAATGAAATTCAACACCGCGCTATAGTGAATTTTGCCGCCGCACGTCAAAATTCAAAGGAGATACGAATCATTTCTTCTCGTATTTGGCCACACCTTCTTTGTAGAGATTACCGCCGTGGCAGTCGAGGGCGACAATGGCGGGGAAATCCTTGACGGTCAACCTGCGGATGGCTTCGGCGCCCAATTCTTCATAGGCAACCATTTCGTTGCCGGTAATCGATTTGGCGATCAGGGCGGCGGCCCCGCCGGTGGCGGCGAAATAGACCGCCTTTTTCTCTTTCATTTTGGCGACCACTTCCGGGCCCATCTCTCCTTTGCCGATCATTCCCTTCAAGCCGACTTCGATAATGCGGGGGGAATAGGCGTTCATGCGGGTCGAGGTGGTCGGGCCGACCGAGCCGATGACCTGTCCCGGTTTGGTGGGGGTTGGTCCGGCGAAATAAATTATCTGACCCTTGACATCGAACGGGAGTTTTTCGCCTTTATCGAGCAGTTCCACCATTTTCTTATGGGCGGCATCGCGGGCAGTATATATTTCCCCGGTGATAAGGACTTCATCGCCGGCCCTGAGGCCCATAACGACATCATCAGTCAGCGGGGTCTTGATACTTTTTTTCTGTGCCATAATCTATCTCCAATTTCCTTTAACCGATTATATGATTACTTCTTTGTGACGGGCGGCATGGCATTGGGTATTGACCGCCACCGGCAAACTGGCGATATGGCAGGGAAAAACTTCGACATGCACATCGAGCGCCGTGGTGGTTCCGCCCAAACCCTGAGGGCCGATACCGAGTTTATTTATTTTCTGCAACAGTTCCACTTCGAGGTCGGCATAGAACTTGTCGGGGTGACGGTTGCCGACTTCGCGCAGGAGGGCTTTTTTCGCCAGATAGGCGCATTTTTCGAAGGTCCCGCCGATACCGACCCCGACAATTATCGGTGGACAGGGGTTGCCGCCGGAGCGTCGGACCCGGTCGATGACAAAATCCTTGACGCCCTGAATGCCATCGGCCGGCTTCAGCATCTTGACCTCGGACATATTTTCCGAACCTCCGCCTTTGGGGGCGATGGTTATTTTCAGTTTATCGCCCGGGACGATTTCCAGATGGATAATGGCGGGGGTGTTGTCGCCGGTATTTTTGCGGGAGAGCGGATCGGCCACAATCGATTTCCGCAGGTAGCCGTCCTTGTAACCCCGACGAACGCCTTCGTTGAGGGCTTCGGTCAGGTCGCCGCCGACAATTTGAACTTCCTGCCCCAATTGCACAAAAAGAACGGCAAATCCGGTATCCTGGCACATCGGAGCCATTTCGGTGCGGGCAATTTTGGCGTTATCCAGAACCTGATCCAGAATACCCCGTCCGACCGGCGATTCTTCGACGGCCCGGGCCTTTTCCATTGCTTCCACGACATCGTGTCCCAAATCAAAAGAAGCATCAATCGAGATTTTTTTGACGGCCTCGATGATGGCATCGGTACTTATTTGACGCATATCAATTCTCCACGAATGCAATTATGTAAATGTCCTAACAATCAATTTATACACCTGTCTTCTTCATTTGGTCATAAAGATTGCGCACCCGGTCCATCCGTTTCTGCAGAGCGGGATGGTCATAAAACCAGAATTCAATCAGGGCCGGCGGTTTCGGATCGGAGAGATTAAAGACCGATAATTTATCGAAGGCGGTGGCGGCTTCATCGCCGGTGACCCCGGAAATTTCCAGTCCGAATTTGTCGGATTGATATTCCATGATGCGGCTGGCGCCATTCGTTATCGGCTGGGCGAAAAACATGAAAACGGTGATGAAGAGCATCAGAAGAGGGAAACTGGCCATATCGCCGACACGATCGAAACCGAAGCGGCGGCTGTTTTTGCGGATGATGCGCGGAAGGATTTTGTTCGCCAGATACCCGGCCAAGCCGACTAAAAGAATTGCCAGGATCAATCCGTACCAGATATGGCCCATCACAAAGTGTCCGATTTCATGCCCCATGATGAATTTCAATTCATCAATCGTAAAATTATTGATAGCAGTATCATACAATACGATGCGTTTGGTACCGAACATTCCGGTAAAATAGGCGTTGACCTTGGACGACTGCTTGGAGGCGTTGACCTCGTAGACATCGGGATTGTGGATACCGGCTTTTTCCGCCAGCGCCACCATCTGATTGCGCAACTCGATATTCTTGATTGGTTCGTATTTGTTGAACATCGGCGAGATCAGCACCGGCCAGATAATTATCACGAAGACCATAAAGGGGATAGCCCCGATGGCAAAATAAAGCCACCATTTCCGGAACCGATTGATGAGCCAGTAGAGGACCAGGATGACAAAAAATCCGAAAATGAAACTGATGGCCAGCGATTTGAGATTATCCCCCAGCCATTCGCCGAAAGTCTGGTTGGAGAAGCCGTACTGGTGTTCGACGATGAAATTGCGGTAATAGTCCGGAATAAAATTAAGAAGAAAGAGGGCGATTGATAGGAACAGAAAATAGAACAGGTAAACAAAAAATTTTCGTCGTGAGATCTTTCCCGCCCAGTCGCGGAATTTCCCCGAAAGGCCGGTATAGAGAACGATAAGAAATACGGCGACACTGATAAGAAATCCGGCGAAGCGCCAGATATTGTTGAAGCGGGAATAAGCGATCAATTTGGCTTTCCGCTCGGCCGGGATGGGATAAACAAAATTGGAGGCGGAATCCGGGGATATGGTGGCGGTGGCGGCCGCGGAAAGACTATCAGTGGCCGGTGCTAACGGTTCGTTACCGGAAATTAGAGTCGAATCGGCGCCGAAAATGGTTACCGAGGCGATCAGAAACAAGAAAAAGAGAAAATATGGGGCAATCTTCATAAATTTTTCTCCCTTGGGCAATTATGCGATAATAGCCAAACGGGGCGGGAATGTCAATATTGACGGTGTTACGATTATGGCAGAATTGCCGCAGATAGTATTTGGAGAAAAGCCGGCCCGATATATATTGGCCTATGCCTTTTTTGGGTGAATTAGCCGCGCTATCGACCGCCGTTCTCTGGTCGTTGACCTCATTGTTTTTCACATCGGCCAGCCGGAGAATCGGATCCTACTGGTTGAATAAAATCAGAATACTCTTTGCCGCAATTCTTCTTGGAATCACTCTCTTCTTAACAACGGGACATCTCCTGCCACCGGGGATTACATCACGGTCCTATATCCTTCTGATATTAAGCGGGATTATCGGGCTTTCGATGGGTGATGCTTGCCTGTTTCAGGCCTATGTGATAATCGGCCCAAGACTATCGCTGTTGATTTTCACCGTCTGGCCCATTATCGCGGCCGTGACCGCCTGGATTTTTTTGGGAGAATCGCTCGGGTTTCAGGCCATTATCGGCATTCTGATAACGGTGGCCGGGATGGTCTGGGTCACGGCGGAGAGAAACACTAATGGGAATCAGATATCGCACAGCGAAAGGAAAAGAATAAAACTGGGAATAATCCTGGCGCTGGGAGGCGCTGCCGGACAGGCAATAGGTCTGGTGCTGGCCAAGGCCGGAATGGGCGACACATTACTTCCGCTTCCGGCGACTTTCATTCGGATGCTGGCGGCGGTGGTCGCGATCTGGCTATTCGGAATAGTGCGCGGTGATTTAAGAGATTTCAAATCAAAGTTTGCTGATAAGCGGGCTGTACTGCTGGCCTTCGGCGGCGCTATCGTGGGACCATTTTTGGGGGTGTGGATGTCGCTGGTGGCGGTGCAACATACCAAGACCGGGGTGGCAGCGGCGATAATGTCAACGGTGCCGGTTCTCGTGATACCTCTCGTAATTATATTTTATAAAGAGAAAGTCTCTCCACGGGCAATAATCGGGGCAGTGATAACAGTCGCCGGGGTGGCGCTGCTGTTTTTAAGATGATGGCGCAACGAGTTTGTCCAGAAATACTTCAGATATTCTCGGAAGTAATAAAAAATCCGCACCCTGTTGAGGTGCGGATTCAAATTTGAAAAAGTCAATCCGGCTATTCCAAAACCGATACGATTTTTTTATCGCGGCCCTTCCGCTCGAATTTAATCACGCCGGTGATTTTGGCGAATAGGGTATCATCCTTGCCGCGGCCGACATTGAGACCGGGAAGAATTTTGGTGCCACGCTGGCGGACAATTATTGTCCCAGCCGGAACCGCTTCGCCGCCATAGGCTTTGGTCCCCAGACGTTGACCCTTACTGTCGCGGCCGTTGCGTGAGGAACCGACACCTTTTTTATGAGCCATAAACTACTCCTATATCATCAATATTGTATTCAAATTATCAAACCCGGGCATCCCGGGAACCGGCTATTATAACAATTTATCGCAGAAAATCAAGGGCTTTTTTGGAGCCGGGATCGGCCGGCCTATCGCTGTTTGGTCATCTGCCTTACAATCGAAGTGACCATGTTTCTCGGCGCGAATCTTATCGTGAAGGCCAGAACGCGATTAAAATTGCCGTGGATAGCGACTCTCTTTCCTTTCATCATGGCCCAATAGCCGTATTCCGCCACATCGGCGGCGGAGGGAAGATTTTTTCTCTTAAACAGCCCGGATTGTCCTCCCGCGGCCGTGTCGGCAAATCCGCTGGCGCTGGGTCCGGGGCAGAGCGCGGTTACGGTCACGCCTGTCCCGTTCAATTCATTGGCAATCGCTTCGGAAAAATGGAGGACATAAGCTTTGGTGGCAAAGTACACCGCCCAAAACGGCCCCGGTTGAAAGGCGGCGGTGGAGGCGATATTCATGATGCGGCCCTTTTTTCGTTCTATCATGGGAGGAAGAAACAGCCTGGTCAGATGGGTGAGGGATTTGATATTCAGGTCTATCATGCTTTCCAGCTTGTTCCAATCCGACTCCTGAAACGGGCTGAAATCTCCGAAACCGGCGTTGTTGACCAGGCAATCGACCTGGAGAGCGTCGGCTTTGACCTGCTCAAAAATTTCTTCCGGCGCACTTCTATCCGAAATATCTCTTACCAAAATACTTACATCGACCCCATATTCCGCGTGCAGTGATTTTTTTAAATCCGCCAGTTTCTCCCCGCTTCGGGCAACCAGGAAAAGGTCAATATGATTCCGCGCGAAGATTTTGGCCAGTTCCAGCCCGAAGCCGCCGGAGGCACCGGTAATTAGCGCTCTTTCTTCCATCGATTTCTCCTTTCATTCCATTATGGATAACTCATCATAGGGCGAAATCACCTATCGAACAAATAAAAAATCGCCGACGCGGTACCTGATTTCCGGGCATCGGACTCCGGTTTTCCGGATCATGTTTCGGGCCGATGCTATTTAATAATCGCCAATTTGAACCGGCGAATTACATCTGGAGAGCCGTTGTCAAAGCCGACCCTGCAAAGGGCAAGATAAACGCCGGGTACCACGGAAATTCCTTTGCCGTTATCCAATTTCCATTCCGCCTCCCAGGTCTGAGTGCCGAAAATCGGATTGGTACCCAAGAAATCAAAACTCAACTCGTGTACCTTACTCCCGGCAATATCGAATATGGTCAGATTCAGAGTCGCCACATGTGATTCCGGAACCTGTCCCTGAATCTGAAAATTAACCGACGAAATTCCGGCGGTAACAGGATTCGGATAGGGAGCGTTGATTTGCACCAAGGCGGTTGTATCGGGAACATAAGGACCGGCGGTATCGGAGACACTGTAACCGAATGGATACCTTCTCGGCGCGTCATACGGATAGGCGGCGGGATTGGTACTGACCAGACTGACAATGGCATACAGCCGATAGTTATCCGCGGTCGGCCACGATTCGGAAATGGCGGCCAAGGGCGGCTGCGGCTTCAATTTGATCTGATATTGATCCATTCTATCGATCGGCTCCATAACAGACCCCAGATTCCATTCCAAATTGAGACCGGATTCATAATCGCCGAAAAAAACTATCGAAATCGAATCGGGGACAGTAAAAATATCGTTGAAAGCAATATAGTTGGCTCCCAGATTCTCGGGAACGCGATTCCTGAAGAAGGTCATTTTCTGAGGAGTTATTCCGGGAATCGAATCGGGCCAGGGCCAACTCATCAGCACCGGGACCGAATCGTGAGTAATGAAAACCTCGCCCGGAATCTCAGGGTAGGCGGCGGCTTCTTCGAATTTAAGACTGTCAGGGGCACGGGAGGCACGGCTCCCGGTGAATAGATTCCAGACGGCAAATTCTGTAAAGGCTTCGCGCAAATGATATCTTCCATTTGAAAATTCAGAAATGGCGCTGTCGGCGGCTTGCAGAAAATTCGGACCGACGCCGAAATCGCGGCACTTCTCCCAGATGTCGCGGACAATCGCGGTATCCCATTTTTGAGTTAAATAAAGGGGAAAAAGCATCGAGGCATAAGGATGGACGTCCAGACCGCCGCTGAAATCCATAAGAGACAACCAGGGATTGTTATAAAATGTCGGCAGGTAGCCATAATAATCATTAATATCGTCGTAGGCCATTTCCTCCATCCAGGTGGAAGACATCTCCTGCCAGTATAGTTTCATATCGTACGATGGCCCGTCGTATTCGCTATAATCCATCCCATACTGAATGGCGTGGAAAAATTCATGGGCAATGGTCACGCGGGCGGCGTCCAATGGACGATTCACATATGGTGCAAAATTGTACAAGTTATCGATTTCCACGAATGAGGCCCTTCGCTGGTCATTAATAATCGAATCAGGCGGTGTCTGACCATAGATCCCAGATGATAAATTGCGTATATATATGTCATAGCGGGGGCCGTCCCCTGCGGGATAGAAACCATCGGACGGCGGGGCCGGGTATCCCAGATGATTTACTTCAAATTCCCAAACCGAATCGGCGATTTGAGCCACTTTGAAAACATAGACCGGAATTGTGACACCGTCGACAGTGGTATCGACATCGGGTTGATAGACGGCATCGGAATCGGTCAGTGCATAATGTACCATAAAATATCCGGCGGGTGAATTGTATGCGTAGGGCAGTGACGGGCGGGAGAACAGTTCGACAATCCGCGACCTGTACACTTCGCTCATATTGACGGCATTGGTTATCGCTTCAAAAGCCAGGGATGTTCCGCAATGGGGAAACATGCGGGCACTGTCATAAGCCGCCGGGCGAGGGCCGTTACCGTAAATGAATTCCAGCCGGCTCATCAAATCCTGCTGGTATGCTTCGGACAGAGGGTTCGAAAAGGCGGATGTCAACGTTAAAAGAAGAATCGATGGAAAGATTATGAAATTCTTCATGGGGGACCTCACGACATAATCCCGTTTATTTCACATTTTCATCGATAACTCTTCTTCTATAAATAGACTCCTTTACTACGGCGCTGAATGATTATTAATGAAACTGGCCAAAAAGGCATCGTTACCATAATCTTTCCCTTATAATAAATATATCCCGATCGGCTGAAATAGCAAGTCAAATATATGCAGGCATATTGACACAAAAAATCCCGCCCACCCTCACGGATGGACGGGACTGAATCGAGTATATAGAGACTCTATTTAGCGACCTTTTCGGTCTTGCCATTGGACACAGGCCGGTCGTTGAAGGAGAACAGTAACTTTTCCTCATCGGCGCCGATGTTCAGATTGCAGTCGCCGGCGTACTGGCCGCGGAGCAATTCTTCGGCGAGAGGATCTTCGAGGTACTTCTGAATCGCCCGCTTGAGCGGCCGCGCCCCGAGCATCGGCTCATAACCTTTATGCGCCAGAAATTCACGGGCCGGATCGGTCAGAATGAAACTGATACCTTTTTCCGCCAGACGTTTCGCCACATCGGCCACCAGAATATCGACAATCTGCTTGATATGTTCGATTTCGAGGGAGCGGAAAATGATTACCTCATCGATTCGGTTCAAAAGTTCCGGATTGAATAGTTTTCTCAGTTCTTCGGTCACTTTTTTCTTCATTGATTCGAACGAAGTATCTTCCTGCCCGCCGCTGAATCCCAAGGTTTTGCTGTCTTTTATTCTCCGGGTCCCGATGTTGGATGTCATGATAACCACGGTGTTGCGGAAATCGACCCGGCGGCCGAAGGAATCGGTCAGGGAGCCGTCATCCATCAACTGCAGTAGAATATTAAAGACATCCGGATGGGCCTTCTCGATTTCATCGAGCAGCACCACCGAATAGGGGCGACGCCGAACTTTCTCGGTCAACTGGCCGCCTTCTTCGTACCCGACATATCCCGGAGGAGCTCCGATCAAACGCGAGACGGCGAATTTTTCCATATATTCCGACATATCGATGCGGATGAGCGATTCGGAATCTTCGAAAAGGAATTCCGCCAGGGCCCGGGCCAATTCGGTTTTACCGACACCGGTCGGGCCGAGGAAAATGAAGGAACCGATCGGCCGACGGGGATCGCCCAAGCCGGCGCGGGCGCGGCGAATGGCGCGGGTAATGCTGGTTATGGCATCATCCTGGCCGATAATACGCTTCTTGAGTTCTTCCTCCATACGGAGAAGCCGTTTCGATTCCTTTTCCTCGAGACGGAAAAGAGGAATACCGGTCATCTTGGATACGACCGCCGCGATATCTTCTTCGGTCAGAACAACGCGCTGTTTGTCGCGCTGTTCCTCCCAATCTTTTTTCATATCCTGCAGTTTTTCTTTTTTGAATTTCAATTCATCGCGTAATTGGGCGGCCCGCTCGAAGGCCTGATTCTTAACCGCCTTCTCTTTTTCGTCCTGCAGGCGGGTTATCTCATTTTCAATGTCATTGAATTCATTGGGTTTGGCGAAAGTCGCCAGGTGCGCCCGCGAACCGGCCTCATCGATAACATCGAGGGCCTTATCCGGCTGGAATTTCCCGCTGATATAGCGATTGGAAAGTTTCACCGCCGCTTCGACCGCTTCATCGGAGATGACGATGCGATGGTGTTCTTCATACTTCTGGCGGAGACCTTTGAGAATTTTCACAGTGTTGTCGGTCGATGGTTGTTCCACCATGACGGTCTGGAACCGGCGATCAAGGGCACCATCTTTTTCGATGTACTTACGGTACTCGTTCAGAGTAGTCGCGCCAATACACTGCAATTCGCCGCGGGAAAGGGCCGGCTTGAAAATATTGCTGGCGTCAAGAGAACCTTCGGCACCGCCCGCGCCGACGATGGTATGCAACTCATCGATGAAAATAATCACGTCCTTGGAGTTGATAATCTCCTGCATGACCGCCTTGAGGCGCTCCTCGAACTGGCCGCGGTATTTGGTACCGGCCACGAGCGAGGCCATGTCCAAAGTCACGAGGCGCTTGTTCTCCAACGTTTGCGGCACCTTGCCTTCGACAATTTTCTGCGCCAATCCTTCGGCAATCGCGGTCTTACCGACCCCCGGTTCGCCGATAAGGACCGGATTATTTTTCTTT comes from the Candidatus Zixiibacteriota bacterium genome and includes:
- a CDS encoding hypothetical protein (Evidence 5 : Unknown function) — protein: MQTALHIYSLVRELSDRLIGAVVSGTEFYKKERVAFIMFKTDDGTLALGLAYHPVGFGSFLIPRGKIEIKSDEKPWPFFQIVEKGKVISIRQFGLDRIFQIDIESENKKFGIIVEAIGPHGNIWLVDSENKILATLRNKKFDDSSVYLPPPPLDRLNPLQMTLAQFEESLAAVGEISLEQFLKKNIQGMDDNLVEEIILKTGLRRESPAGETHHATAEELHREFLQLASRFENYHHGYIYTRTGRILVYPFKLHSLGDDFTKAKSLSIAIYEMITANKENKIEVSEQERVIDTVTRFAGKLEKKEKNIEDDLHQADRSDIFKKYAEILKINLPSVRKGMKAVELHDIYGAADATITIPLNPALNAAANADDYFKRYRKGKESLSLLERRLEIARKELKMARIMLEELERDFDHASQKYASEIFELLPKETVRREKAPRLPYRAHTLSTGVTIFIGKDGADNDATTFGHAKPYELWFHTAQCPGSHVVLKFPDKNFQPSKNEIAETAAIAAYHSKARHSKTVPVIYTERRYVRKPRGAKPGLVTVEREKMVMVEPKKNE
- a CDS encoding Methyltransferase type 11, which translates into the protein MKIRLKAEETMRLYRDLSWLWPIISPPETYIDEGEFFIEKIKECSPGAKTLLNLGCGGGHLDSVLKRAFDITGIDINPQMLLLARKLNPEVEYLLDDMRIARMNREFNAAIIHDASVHMETLEELKAAFLTAYMHLKKDGRLITYVEEWPEHFVQNRTVVENFKKDNIEVTYIENNYDPDSDDENYECTFVYLIRREGFLDLQTDRYILGLFPVRKWIEALEEIGFEVTVGQFAPSKMPDAASSEKYPLLVARKK
- a CDS encoding conserved hypothetical protein (Evidence 4 : Unknown function but conserved in other organisms); translated protein: MYEERRRILEMVASGKITSDEAEELLNALDADRDRDDDYEKDDDSESDSFGPGRDHDPQPGQNPRFLKILVIPGHGAHGNHGSEIVKIKIPLALMRAGMKMSSLIPEQAREKIETAFREKGINFNFANMKPEQFDEIMAGLKEFQIKVIDGDEVVRISCE
- the def gene encoding Peptide deformylase → MPGREILLLGNDRLYKIAETVRREELPLIKSIVTDMHDTILAFREKYNFGRAIAAPQIGVGKRLIYMLGDPPEVFINPVLSFPDSEEMEVWDNCMSFPDLMVKVKRFKRTKIDFLNQDWNPTSMKLDGDLSELLQHECDHLDGILTITRAIDSRSFMLRSEYLKIAAQ
- a CDS encoding putative Uncharacterized metalloprotease YhfN (Evidence 3 : Putative function from multiple computational evidences), giving the protein MKIAPYFLFFLFLIASVTIFGADSTLISGNEPLAPATDSLSAAATATISPDSASNFVYPIPAERKAKLIAYSRFNNIWRFAGFLISVAVFLIVLYTGLSGKFRDWAGKISRRKFFVYLFYFLFLSIALFLLNFIPDYYRNFIVEHQYGFSNQTFGEWLGDNLKSLAISFIFGFFVILVLYWLINRFRKWWLYFAIGAIPFMVFVIIIWPVLISPMFNKYEPIKNIELRNQMVALAEKAGIHNPDVYEVNASKQSSKVNAYFTGMFGTKRIVLYDTAINNFTIDELKFIMGHEIGHFVMGHIWYGLILAILLVGLAGYLANKILPRIIRKNSRRFGFDRVGDMASFPLLMLFITVFMFFAQPITNGASRIMEYQSDKFGLEISGVTGDEAATAFDKLSVFNLSDPKPPALIEFWFYDHPALQKRMDRVRNLYDQMKKTGV
- a CDS encoding RNA polymerase sigma70, which encodes MAQDWKELTKLTEGQAMAIERVRLTGRNIVIEGDFELPPLARLTQEDQVFVAAFVRTHGSIKEMEQLFGVSYPTIKSRLNRIGELLNFVKFEAAPAAPKNEILDRLEKGDITAKEAIEILKGKKGGKDV